In the genome of Lathyrus oleraceus cultivar Zhongwan6 chromosome 4, CAAS_Psat_ZW6_1.0, whole genome shotgun sequence, the window cacatcactgctacccaagacacgaaaatttcatgtgatctgaaaaatccttttgtgataatacttatgtgtacaattacccttttgcccttatgtctatattaaacacaaggcattgaccgtgtcatccttgcccagttcaatattgggtcatagacatttatcctgttatgcaggatgggcaaattccatctaggtcactcatgtccctcagcatgcttcgtggagtatccattaactatctttatggtcatccagttacggacaatgtttgatcagcaataaggcattcgactctacatctagggtccatagtggtttcaggtcgaagggtggtatacaccattatcaccatgagaataacttatgacactttgcataacattctatatagtattctcatagcgggtcaatccagtataaatattactcttaatattcatacctatgtttaagacttgataactccttatccatgatccatgagatgtgatcatcagtttatatacataatagtcttaatgctttaatgttatcccacttcacaataaagctcgactacggatactttaagaataatgtccttatgtttaatgtgatctcatgatgaagtcacacttgatacattaaacggactagctattctagggactttattaaacaaacataataaagaaaaagccttttattattaataaataattctatacaagtaccaaaagtattggcctctagggcttacaccaacattgGCATCCTTATAAAACCAAATCCAATTGACACTGGTATCCAGAAAAAATCTCACCTTCGAAAAAGGGAGACCAATCCCAAACATCCAATCACTTatttgcattcaaacatgcatcacatgcatcactTCATACATAGCGTTCCCTCCGAAATGAGAAgtttcaaaaaataaaaatatgtcATGCATCATCGCATACATAACATTTCTACTAAGATGAGACATTATACAAAATCACATCATTCATTTACATTCCTACATGAATCTTAAAAATATCCCCAACAGTTGCATCCCTACATGCATCTTAGTGCATCAATTCATGCACCGTATTTACACTAAGGTAAAGTATCATATAAATCAAACATGCATCCCTAGATGGGCATTCCCCAATAATTTGTTTCCTTCAATCTTATGTTGGGAATCTTATCCTTAGGTAAGTCAATGGTATTTCTATGAGTGAGTTCATATCCTGTATTGTTTTCTCATTGGCCGTTCCCTAGTAAGTTGCTTCCTTCAACCTTTTTTTGATAAGAATTATATCTTTCAATGAATCTCTcccttcaaccttttgttgataaggATAATTTTCCTTAATGAATGATTTTCCAACCTTTTTGTTGGTGATATTCCAAAGCAACTCTTACCCAGTAGTTTTTTCATCAAGTTTACCCTATTGACCTTTTGTTGATAGTCTTATTCCCCAGCAAGCTTGTCAAATTGACCTTTTGTTGATAGCTTTATTACCCAACAAGTGTTTTACTAACATCTTTTTTATGGCAATTCCCTTAATCATTAATActaatcatcatccttttggtgataaccattatccttttggtgatgataATCCTTGAAACTTAATTAACCATTGTCCTTTTGATGACGATAATCTCTGAAATCATGAGTTatttatcatccttttggtgatagaaAGCTTGATTGATTAATCcaaccatcatccttttggtggtgTAAATGTTTTTTTAGTATGAtgtaaccatcatccttttggtgcaCATGATCTTTGAAATCATTTTGATattaccatcatccttttggtgatggtgatctttgaagttatgatctaaccatcatccttttggtggtggCGGTACttaaccatcatccttttgtCGATGGCGATCTTTATAATCATTGTAACTTACTATCATCTTTTTGGTGATAGAAAGGTATTTTATTtatcttaccatcatcctttaGGTGATGGAGATCTTTGAAGTTGTGACCTAACCGTCATCCTTTTTGTGTTAGCGATATTTGAAGTCAtttttattttactattattTTTTTGATGATGGAAAATCTCTATCagtttgatcttactgtcatctTTTTAATGTGAGCGACCTTTGTCATTGTGATCTaaccgtcatccttttggtgatggcgatcgTTGATGTTTTGTTTCACCGTTGTCCTTTTGTCAATGGTGATCTTTGTCATTATGATTCAACCTTCATGCATTTGGTGATAGTGATCATAAAAGTTGATGTCTTACTGTCACACCCCAAATTTTACCTCTAGATTTCATAATCATTTTCATCCTAGGCATCATTTATGCATAGCTAACCTCAAGATCAATATATGCCCAGTTTGTTTCAtatgtgaattagggtttccctcaAAGAGCTCAAAGAATTGATTAGTCAAAGTTTTGGATTGATCATCAATAAATCAAGTTCTCATACACTCAATATATCTATCTCCATCCATAAATAAGTGTATTGTGGCCTAATCACAAGTGTATCAAGCTTCACTTTCATTTGGTTCACTAATTAGGGTTTCTCAGCAACATTCAATTTCATCTGAGAATTTTGATCAAGACATGATCTCAATCCTTGATAAATGACTCAACACACTAAAGTACATCCTTAGAGCCCATCCATTATGTTCAATTGGCTCAAGAGTTTGAATTCATTGAAGATCAAGAAATTCGAATTCATTTGATATACAACCAATGCATTGTAGAGTCAAACCTTTGACTTTTGAGatttatgatcaaatatgaaATTTTAAAGTTAAATTTCATGATTAGATGTTGGATTGATGAATTTGATaaagaaaaatcaagagaaaTGGGGTTACTTGCAAGAAGGGCAATCTTGAAGACATTGAAAAATTCACTAAGtatccaaatttcatgttcaagtGCACTACTTTCTCAAGCCATAACTTCCAATCCGAGTAGCCATTTTCTTTGCTACTAAGCACAAATTAAAGCTATTGTTCCATACTTCAACTTTGTACTGGATTTGTAGTTATGAGGCCATAAAGTTGGTGTCTAAAGTTGAAACACTTAAGAAAATTTTTAAGTCAGCTTTGATCCCTAAAAAGTGATAAACTTTACAGCTAATTTTCAGCATGATCCACTTTGATTCAGAAAAAACTTAAAACATGAAACTTGTAGAGCATGTTTGGGGCTTTTCAAAAAGTACAAGTATACTTTTTCCCATGCATTAGCTATCATTTTCTAAAATGGGAAGTTAGGGTTCCAAACTTGAATTTCAAgtcatgttcatgatgaattTTTGGAGGAAAACCATTTCAAATGTGAAAATCTCTTGATTTCAGGTCTTCTCGTGTATAAAGCTCTCCATAATCAGATGTTTATATGAATCCTAAGTGCATTACACAAGGAATTGAGGTTTTGTCCATTGCATTATACCATTTATGGGTGAATTTCCAAAAGGTCACATTACTACTTTGATAAAGCAAGCTTTATGCCAACAACTCACTCTTTCACCCTTGAAACTTATCCCTAAAGATCACAAACAATCTTAAGTGATCAGAAGCAACCTTGTAGAGACTAGGGAAACATGACAAACTCCTTGAAACTCCACAATTCATGCAAACTTCTCattcattctcaaccaaaaccataaCTTCACGACTTCTGTTTCTAACCCGTTCTAGTCCTCActcttttcctataaatagagggatcCCTTAAGCCTCAAAACACACAAAAATAACCCCTCAACACTTCATAAAACTCCCATTCGATTAGAATTTGCAAAAACACACTATTTTTGCAAGTTCTTTAACCAAACTTATTCTCCACGTGTATCTTCCAAACAAACACCACAAATCATCTCTAGACACCGTTTAGAGCTTGTTTAATCACTTGAACAAGTTTTGTATCCTCTATTTTATCATTCATCATTTCACTTCTTTACTTTTCAATAACATTTGTGTGAGATAATACAAGTTGTTTCTGGCTATTCTCATTGTTCAAACACTATTCTCAAGGATCAACAAGGCTGGTAGAATCTCTCTCTTATCTTTGTAGTAGCTAAGAAGAAGCATTGGACTTTCTCCAATAGGTATGTGAACTTACACTTGAAAACTCTTGTGCATGCATCATTCTTGAATATTTATTAAAGTAAAAATGTAGTACATAGCGTGTTTGTTGTATGTTTGCTATTGTATGTATTATACCATGCTCATGCATTGGGATTTTATTGTTTGGAAATTAAAAGTGAAGTTCTGGTTTTTGCCTTGGCACTCTTTGTACATTGAGTTTTAGGATGAGATAATGATACCTTTAGATTCCTTACGAAAAATAGAGAAATTTTGGTTTTGACGGTTTTTAATTTCatggaaaattgagagagttatggTTGTTGGAAGTTTGAGAAAACAAATTGAAAGAAACATGCAAGaacaagaggaagaagatgatgagtTTATGTCATTTTCCAGTTTCTGGAATctttttattatatatattaatgTTTATAAATAAGTTAATGGATGTATCACCGCCCCAGCGGTTAGAGTGTGTGTGTTAAGGCTTTGGGTGTGCAAGAGGCCTGGGGTTtgaatccccctcgccccagacccatttttattcattattttttttcctatttttttttgttatttttcataaCTTCAAAGGCTCATAACTTGATGATCCCTAAGCCTTTTTGCTACGTAATCATAATTTTGTCTATTTTATGATGGTAAAAAGAAATTCCTgaattgatttatttttcacATACTTATACTTGTCTAAAGTTGGTACCTTTTTACGATTGCTTTAGAGTTTCAAATGACCTTCTTTGGTTGATACTTTAATTTTTCTTGATCACCATGACTTGTATAAATGTTGTGCATTATATATGAACTTTGTTTGATGTCGTTAATATGTGCCTATTAGTTTTGACCTAATTTTTACTTACTTTAATGTATGTTTACATGCTTATGTGCTTTGAACTTTTGTTACTATGCCATGAACTTTTGTGTGCTTATTTTGCCATTGATCCATGATTCATGTGTCATTCTTTCATGTCTTGTTGAACCTTTGTGTGCATGTGTTCCCTTGTGTTTGTCTTTGTTTATGTGTTTACAAATACTTTAAACTTGCAATAACATGTCTTTGTATGACTTGTATGCTTACATGTTCAAAgtttttgtatgatgttgaacCTTTGATTGTGATCATATTGAATCTTAACATGCATGTATTGAATACCTTAACTTGTTTTTCATGATTAAGTTGACTTTATGTCTAAACCATGTCTTACTTCATACATATACATGTTCATTCATACTTATTATTGACATCCATATACATGTTCATGCATTGTTATGTCATTTACCTTTGTTTCCTTATGATGATATATCCATGTCATTCATATTCATGTTAACTTTATAcatatttgattgatgttgttgtatCTTTGTTCCTTTTCACATGTTGTACATATGTGTTTGCATACCATGTTTGATATTGTTATGATCATGCTTCCAtatatttgttgatgtcatgtatgaacatcttcttcattttcttatctttgtggatgtcatgtttTAACATCTTTTTCATCCTTGTTTTTccttgttgatgtcatgcttgaacatcttctttaccatttgtttatctttgttgatgtcatgcttgaacatcttctttatcatgtgcttatatttgttgatgtcatgcttgacCATCTTCTTCATCTTGCTTATCTTTTGTTTATCTTTTTTCCCAAATCCAAGGGAAAGACCTCTTTATTGACTTAATGTCATAGGTAGTTTAGCAATCCCTAGTTCCCCTTTGACCTTGTTATAGTCATTCTCACTTTCAACTTAGATTTAAGTAAGAGTTTGTAAATCTTGTAAGTATGTTTCTTATGAACACTTACTACCCCCTTTGGAACCTTGATCACTACCAAGTGTTCTTTCACCCTTAGTTAGGTGAACTACGGTTGCTCTGATTCTATccttataaggatacgtaggcacatgaccgcgaagttttggcgagcaaacttaataaaacctttaggtcCTTCCCAATAAAACATTTACAAAAAATAGAAAACAAAAAATAACATAACACAAATACTTTCAAAAGTTTCCTATAGGATACTATAGATGCTTAGGATTCTAATATCTTCCCTTAGTATAACCAACCCCCAAACTTTAGATCTCTTCGCATTGTTTTTACATTGcataattagggttttattcgatcttttccctttcccttggataaattaaagttcggtggtgaacATTCAATGTTTTGTGATTCAAGTTAATATAATAGCTTGATATCCGATTCTCACCGTGACAGaaatggcgacttcactggggagacATTGTTAGAGGAGTAAGCCTATTTTGATTATATTTGTGCTGTTATTATTAGTTGTTTCCCTTATTTGTTTGGATCTTTGTTTTGGGTGATCCATTGTATGGTGATGTAAGTCCTAACCTGGACTTGAGTGTACATAAATAAGATAGGGTGTGGTATAGTCAAGAAGGCTTATAGGGAGTTTAATCTCCAACAAGCTGACTTGAGAATCCACCACTCATGTGGAGGTTCCTTTTACAATTAGTATTGTTGATCAAGCAAGTGTGAAAACACATACTATATTGATTTGGGTAAcctgagaagctgaggaccttagtAACCCATTTACCCCACTTGgtatttaggatgtagtgtgatGACTATGAAGGTGTAAATCTGAAATAGTTGATATGCGATGCTACACTCAAATGAGattctcttgagaatattattaaTTCCCGAGTAATTGGCGTGTtgataatattcgaaagatgggtCAATGATTTTTGGGAACCTTTGTAGAACCCAATGTACAGGTACAAAATAAACCCATAGTACATTTGGGATGGTTAGACCCATGGCCTCATGCTCGTGACGTCAAACCTTTGAACCCTATTTATGTGTGACCCTTGTTTGTATGTGTGTGaattcatgcatccatgcatcatAAACATCATTTTTTAACAAAGTTTTTAAGGAACTTAGGAACTTTTGTTGCAAACATTAGGTTTATCATGGATTTTGGAAGGAAAAAGACTCAAAAGTACACTTTCAAGAGTCCTAAGTTAGAATACCTAAGGATATTGGGATCTTTGGTTGTTGACACAGAGGCTTTCAGTAAAAGATATGTACATTTGGTCTCTCTTTTGAAGATCGACATGGAAAATGGACTTCTTTCTATGTTGATTCAGTTTTATGATCCCGTGTATCACTGTTTCACTTTCCCCGACTATCTGCTTATGCCAACACTTGAAGAATACTCTCATTTGCTCGGTGTTACTATTTCTAGTCAAGCTCCACTTTATGGTTTGGAGGATGATCCCAAAGATCAAGACATTGCAAAGGCTACTCACTTGAAAATGTTAGAGATCAGGGATCACATGACCACGAAAGGAAAAATGCTTGGTTTGACAGCTAAGTTTCTAATGAACAAAGCTCAGTATTTTGCTAGAACGAGGAGTGTGGATGCGTTTGAGGTTGTTTTTCCTCTACTTATCTATGGATTGTTCCTCTTTCCTAGTTTTGATGACTTTGTTGCCATGGATGCCATCAAGATCTTCTTAATAGGAAATCTAGTTCCTATTTTGCTTGTCGATGCCTATCATTCTGTTCATATGAGGAATTCTTATAGAGGAGGAATGGTTACATGTTGCGTGCCTATGTTGTACAAGTGatttatttctcacttgcctaggtctcatgatttttggaatcTTAAGGATGGTCTTTTATGGTCATAGAAGATTATGTCACTCACGCATTCAGATATTGTTTGGTATAGTCGTGACTCTGATGGAGTTAGTATCATTGATAGTTGTGGAGGATTTGATAATCTACCTCTTCTTAGTACAAAATGAGGCATCAGTTACAACCCAATCCTAGCTCGTGGTCAACTCGGTTATCCAATGAGAGATAAGCCAAAGAATATTAAATTAGAGGGTTTGTTCTTTAAGGAATGTGAAGATTGTAAAGCTCTCAAAGAGAAGATCGTGCACGCTTGGCGCCATGTTCATAAGCTAGAAAAGAAAGTTTTAGGGAAGACAAATTGTGTCTCCTTAGAACCTTATCTTAAATGGGTGCAAGATAGGGCCATCAACTTGAAAATGCCTTATCCTCGCCAAGAGCCTTTGCCTTTAGCTGATAAAGAACCTACCTATATCTTCATGACTGATGCAAAGAAGTTGAAGATTGCTTTGACCAAAGCGCAGCGAGAAAGGGATGCTTGGAAGAACAAGTATCGGATCATCAACAATGAGGATGAAAAACTTCAAAGGAAGTTAAAGATGAAGAATGAAGAAGATATCTCCAACAAGAAGAGGAAGGTACAaaaggatttattttcctctagcgTTCAGTCAGATACTCCTTGGAAGTTGATCGTGGACAAGCTCGTGCTCGAGAAGGCTGAGATGGAAGAACAAATTAAGAAGCTCAACTTAAGACTACTAGGGGAATCACCTTAGGAATTTGTTTAGATTTTAGTTAGCTGTGTTTAGAACTTTTAAGAGTGTACTCAAACTTTGTAACTCTCTTGATTAATGAAATGAGTTTCTTTTGGTCATTGTTATTTGCCTTTTGGTGTATGCAATTatctcttaagttccttgaaactTTTAAAATTTGTCgttttattgcattcatgcatatgTCATCACTTgcatttttttctctcaaaataaAAACGCATTCCCGTCATTTCTTCTCCAATAGTATCCATACTAAGACCTTCACACCAGTACAACACCAGAGCTCAAGCCCGACGTAAAATGGTCGAGCAAGAGCAAGAGATGGAAAGAGTCAATGAAGAACTTACAGATCTACATGGGAATATAAGTCAAATCATGGAGATGTTGCAAGTAATACGTGCAAAAATGGATACTCAACCCACGATTGTTTCTGAGATCGTAAATCGAGTGATTAATCCTCATCCAGCAGTTACTACTCCAGCAACTTGGCCTCCCTTTGGTCTTACTCATGGTTTTGTGCCTCCTCCTCAAGGACAGTCCACTCAACATACAGTTCCACTAACTACTGAAGTTAATCAAGTTATTCCCAATTTTACACCCAATGCCATGCACACTCGAGTTCAACCGTACTTCGTTGATCATCAACAAGTGTATGATATACCTGATACGTCTGAAAAAGGTGAATAAAGACATGAAAAGCTGAGAGAAAATGTTGAAACTATTGAGAAAAGGCTGAGAGCAATGGAAAGTGATCAGATCTTTGATGTTGCTGCCAGAGAAATGTTCGTTGTATATGGATTGGTGATCCCCGGAAAATTCAAGACACCCAACCTTGATTAATATGTAGGAGATACTTGTCCCAAAAGTCATCTCATCATGTACTATAGAAAGATGGTAGCTCACATGGACAATGACAAACTCATGATCCACTGTTTCCAAGATAGTTTGAAAGGTGCCTCTTCCAAATGGTACTTGACCATTGATCAAACTGGCATACGTTGTTTCCAAGATTTGTCTGATGCTTTCAtcaaacaatacaagtacaacatggatcTATATTCTGATAGAAGGAAAGTGTTGAGCATGTCCCAAAAATATTCTGAATACTTTAAAGAATATGCAAAAAGGTGGAGAGAGACTGCATCTCAAGTGGAACCTCCATTAACTGAAAAAGAATTGGAAGATTGGTTCGTCGACACAGTGCTACAAGAATTTTTTGAAAGGATGATGGGAAGCGTGCTGCAAGTTTTTCTGACTTGGTTGCCATGGGTATCAAAGTGGAACTTGGCTTAAAAAATGGCAAGATGATTATTGCAACTAGTAattccaacaacaacaacaataacaataccaAGAAATTATCTAGCAATTTCCATAAGAAAAAGGAAGGAGAAACAAATGCAGTGATAGGTAGTAGAAGAAAGAATCAGTCTTGGAAAAAACAACAATCTTTTTCTCAACAATAATATGTTCAGCAGCCACAGTTTTCTCAACAGTCATATGTAGTAGCTATTACACCAACTTTCAATCAACAAGTCCCAGTGTATCAGTCGACTCAAGCAGTTCCAATTTTTCAAACAACACCCAACGTTCAAACTTATCAACAAGCGCCCAACGCTCCAGCTTATCAACAAAGGACTCTAGATCCGCGCCAAAATGCTCAATTTCAAAAATGAAGACAAGGTAGAAAACCTCAGATTCCTCAGATTCCTATGTATTACACTGAATTATATCAGTCATTGTTGAAGAAAGGTTTAGCT includes:
- the LOC127137914 gene encoding uncharacterized protein LOC127137914; protein product: MDFGRKKTQKYTFKSPKLEYLRILGSLVVDTEAFSKRYVHLVSLLKIDMENGLLSMLIQFYDPVYHCFTFPDYLLMPTLEEYSHLLGVTISSQAPLYGLEDDPKDQDIAKATHLKMLEIRDHMTTKGKMLGLTAKFLMNKAQYFARTRSVDAFEVVFPLLIYGLFLFPSFDDFVAMDAIKIFLIGNLVPILLVDAYHSVHMRNSYRGGMVTCCVPMLYK